AAAAAGCTGCCTGCTGCCTCTTCCAGGGTAAGCCGTAAGCCGCCAACCCGACCGGGACCGAAGAAAATTTCCGTGGCCAGACTGCCCGTGACCGGAGGCAATCTCTTTGGCCGAGAGGAGGAGCTCACGTTTCTCGATGATGCATGGGCCAACCCGCAGACCAACGCCGTAACCATCGTGGCCTGGGCGGGGGTGGGCAAGTCCACGCTCGTCAACCATTGGCTCCGGCGGATGGCGATCAAACGTTACCGGTCTGCTGAGCTCGTGTTCGGCTGGTCGTTCTACCGGCAGGGCACCCGCGGGGACGTTTTGTCGGCTGATGAATTCCTGGATGCGGCATTAGCTTGGTTTGGCGATCCGGACCCACGGGTCGGCACGGCGTGGGAAAAGGGCGAACGGCTGGCGCGGCTCATCGCCTACCGCCGCACCTTACTGGTGTTGGACGGCCTCGAGCCGCTGCAGAATCCGCCGGGGCCGCAGGAAGGACGGCTACGCGAGCCCTCGCTTCAGGCGCTGCTGCGCGAGTTGGCTTCCTTCAACCGAGGCCTTTGCGTGATCACCACGCGGCTGCCGGTGACCGACTTCGCCGAGCACGAGGGCGGCTCCGCCGTTCACCGGGACCTCGACCACCTCTCAGCGAAAGCGGGGGCGCAGTTGCTGCGGGCCCTGGGCGTTAAGGGGTCGGAAGAGGAGCTGTGCAACGCAAGCGAGGAGTTCGGCGGCCATAGCCTTGCGCTGACTCTTTTAGGCAGCTACCTGGCCGATGCTTATGACGGGGATATTCGGCACCGTGAAGGGGTGTCACGCCGTCTGGCGGACGACGTGCGCCAAGGCGTCCACGCGCGACGGGTAATGATCTCGTACCAAAGCTGGTTTGGCGAGGGCGCAGAGTTATCGGTGCTGCGCTTGCTGGGCCTGTTTGATAGACCGGCTGATGAAAAGGCGCTTCGTGCCTTGCTGAATCCACCCGCGATCCGAGGCCTAACCGAGCCGCTGAGCGGTTTGAGCCCGACTGAGTGGCGATCGGTCCTGGCTCGGTTAAGGAGGGCGAGGCTCCTGGCGGAGGAGGATCCGCAGCAGCCGGGGCAGTCAGACGCTCACCCGCTCGTTCGCGAATACTTTGGCGAGCAGTTGCGTAGCGAACAGACCCCGGCCTGGCAGGAAGCCAACCGGCGACTCTACGAATATTACCGCGCGCTGGCGCCGCCGCGGCCCGACAGTTTCAGGGATATGGAGCCCCTCTTTTTGGCCGTCATTTTCGCCTGCCGGGCCGGTTTACTCCGCGACGCGCTGCACGAGGTGTACCTTCCCCGCATCCAGCGAGGCAATGCCTCCTTCGCTGCCAAAGCCCTTGGGGTCCGCGGGGCGCTGGTCTCGGCCTTGGCCCATTTTTTTGAAAACGGCCGCTGGGGAGCACTCAGGCAAACGGGCGTCGAAGGGCAAAGCCTCACGGCCGAAGACCAGCTCTTTATCTTTATCCAGGCGGCACTCTATCTATCGGCTACGCGAGGATTGGGAGCACCGGAGTCACGCATTTGCTACGAGCGCGCAGAGGCGTTGTCCCATGTTCTTAACCGTCCCCTGACTTCGTTCTCGGCATTGATCGGTCAGTGGCGTTATTCTCTCATGACGGACAAGCTGACCGCAACGATGCAGATCGCCCGTCGCGTTCACGCGCTCGCGCAGGAGCTGAATGACCCCGTCTTCATGATAGGGGCCTATCAATCCCTGGCCGCTACACTTTACTACATGGGCGACTTTGAGTTCGCGCGAAACCACGCGCGGCGCGGCATCGAGCTCTGGTCCCGGGGAGGCATCTCGTCCCCGGTCGAAGAAGTCGACTTACCCGCGGTTAACTGCCTGTGCCTTGAGGCGCTATCCGACTGGCACCTCGGCGAGATGGCCGCGTGCCAAACGACTATGGCGGAAGCGATCTCGTTAGCGAAGTCGCTGAAGGATACGCATGCGCTGGCTGCGGCGTTGTTTCATGCCGGGTGCCTCGGCCAGTTTGAGCATAACCCTGCTGCGGTGGAAGGTGTGGCCTCGGATTTGATTGAATTGTCCACGCATCAAAGTTTCGCGATCTGGTTAACTGGAGGGCAGGTGCTCCGCGGCTGGGCGCGGGTTGCTTCCGGCCGCATTGGAGACGGCCTCGCCTGCATTGAGCAGGCAATGCAGGACCTCCTGGCGACCGGCACGATGCTGAACAAGTCATATGCACTAGCCGTAAAGGCTGAGGCTTTGCATTTGGCGGATCGTACCCCCCAAGCCCTCGAAGCAATCAAGGAAGCACAAGCCGTGACCGAAATGTCGGAAGAGCGTTGGTGGTGTGCCGAACTGCACAGGCTCCGCGGGGTATTCCTGGCGGCAACGCGCGCTGACGAGGTCCAAATCGAAGCTGCGTTCTCCGAAGCCATCCGTACGGCCAAGCGGCAGAAGTCGACTTCATTGGTCAACCGTGCGGAGGCAGCCTACGCAGAATATTGCTGCCAACGGCCCGGAGGCAGTCCGGATAGAGAAGGTTATGATGAATGATGGACTCAAGGGGCGCACGGCACTGATTACCGGTGCGTCGAGCGGCATGGGGATCGATTACGCGCGTGAACTCGCACGGCGCGGCGCGGACCTGATCTTGGTGGCACGCCGGGCGGATGCACTGGAACGGGTAGCCAAAGAAGTGCGCCAAAATCATGGAAGCCAGGTTCGCGTCACGCCGGCTGATCTCGCCGAAGCGCCCGCTCGGGAACGCCTGTACCAGGAACTTGAGGCGGAGGGCAGGCGGATTGACCTGCTGATAAATAATGCAGGATTCGGCTTGTTTGGCAACTTTGTTGGATCCGATTGGGAGCGTGTGAACCAGATGTTACAGCTTGACGTTGTAGCGCTCAGCCACCTGACCCGACTATTCACGCCGGGCATGGTCGAGCGCCGCTGGGGTCGCATCTTGCTCATTGCTTCCACGGCGGCGTACCAGCCTGTGCCGACTTACGCCGCGTATGGAGCGGCCAAAGGTTACGTCTTATCGTTCGGCGTGGCCCTCAATTACGAACTACGGGGTACGGGCGTAAGCTGCACAGTGGCCTGCCCGGGAGTCACCTCTACGGAATTCTTCCAAGTTGCCGGTCAACGCCAAACCCTGTATCAGCGGATGACGGTCATGCCAAGCCGCACGGCAGCTGAGTTGGCTCTCAAAGCGCTCTTCGCTCAGCGTCCGTCCATTGTGATCGGCGGAGTGAACGCCTTTATGGCCCGGACCGTGCGTTTTATGCCCCGCACCTGGGCTGCAACTCTGGCTCACCTGCTCATGAAGAACTGACCCGCCTCTCTTCCCGGCCGTCCACGTGCGGTGGTTTTGCCGATCTGCGTCATACGGGTGTGTTATGCAATCCCGCTCTCACCGAGGCTTTCTCTCAACAGTACGCATTTCTGCGTATTGGCAGTGAGGGGTGGGGACTCCACCATCCGCTGAAAAGCTTGATGCCTTTCCTGCATGCAGTGCGCGATGAACGGATTTTTTGGAAGTCTCTATGCAAGCTTCAGATGCGTTTTCTCACCTCCCAAGCTCAAAGGATGTCAAACGGGCGGCAGCCGGAAGTCATTCCTTCACGACGAATTGCAAACGCATTTTGCCGCGATGGCTTTTGACGTTCGTTCTGGAGGTCGTGGGCCTGGGTTGCTGGCTTGCCGGCTTCGCGGCGGCGCAGACCCCGGATTCGCTCAAGTACCCTGGAGCGGCTCATGTCCCGGCTTCGAAACCCGGTTGGGAGCGGTTTCTGACCAAGCCCGACCCGAACGCACCGGAGGACGAGGCGCAGAGTGGGCACACCGCGCTCGGGACGCCGGTGGCCAAACGGGTCGAGGAATGCTTCCCGGCTGAACCTCGGAATCTGTTCTGGGAGGTAGACCAGGTGGCGAGCGGGCCCGGCGGGAAACTGGAACCGCTTCAGTACCATGCAGATCCGACTGGAAGCAAGGTCGACGATCCGGGGCGCAATGCGATCCGCGGCCAGAATACCTGGATGCTGTGGGGCGAAGGCAACGAGGCTTTCTGGGGTTGGCTGCAGGAGCGTGGTTATGGGCTGGTGGATTTTCTGATCCTCCTGGACTCACGCAAACGCGAGCATCGATTCCATGAAGACGGGCTGATCAACCAGCCCGGAATGAAATCGCAAACCGACCCGGCAAAACGGATTCTCGGCCTGTACCTGGATGAGGCGGACGGGGAGGCTATCCGCCTCAAGCCACCCGATGAAAAGCTGGATGCCAAAGGGGAACCGCTGATCCGCCCTCCTGAACCGCCCCCGGGGCACCGGCGCCTGGCCCTGTTCGAACCGGGTGATCCCAAGGGGTACGAGGAGGTCGTGCAGGCGCTGCCAAAGGATGGGGTGGACTACAACGTGTACGGCTACCCGAGCGGCGTCGTCGGATTACGCCTGTTTCCCAATCCCGACTTTTTCGGCAGCACGCCCGCCGCGGAAAGGGCACGCGGTTATTGGGAGCAGCGCGTCACGAAATCGAACCGACCAGACGCCTACTATACCGACCCGAACGTTTATTCCGATCCCAAGCTGGTACGCCCGTTCCGCCCGAGCATGAGCTGCGCCTTTTGCCACATCGGGCCGCATCCGCTTAACCCGCCTCAGGATCCGGAAAAGCCGGAATGGAAGAATCTATCTTCGATCATCGGCAACCAGTATTGGAGGCCCACGAAGGCATTCGCGAACCTCACGCAGGAAGACAATTTTCTCTACCATTTCATCGCGAGCCAGCAGCCGGGCACCATTGATACCTCTCTGGTCAGCACCGACCACATCAACAACGCAAATACGATCAATGCGATTTTCCAAGTCCCGGCCCGTCTGGAGCGAGCCCGGAAGAATCCTCCGGAGCAACAATCTACCACCAATTTGCTTGAACCGGGCGCTGAAGACGGGTTTCCGCTTACCGACCCGCGGCACACGCCGCGGGTGCTCCTGGACGGTGCTGACAGCATCGGCGTGTTCGGAGCGCTCTGCCGCGTCTACCTGAACATCGGTACATTCTACGAAGAATGGAGCCGGTGCCATAACCCGATCATCGGCTTTAAGCCCCAGAAGCCTTTCGGGATTGCTACCTGCCGTGCGAACTCGGTGTATTGGCGAACGTCGGAACGATACCGTATTCCATACCTGACGGCATTTTTCACGCTGAGGAACGACCGAGCCGGCGACCCGCCTGCGGTGGAAAACGCGACCACGGCCCCGATGCACCTCGCAAACGTAAATGACGACGCCCCAGGGGTCAAAGAGATCAAAGCCACGCTGGATCAGGAAAAGGCTGCTGCCGCACAAGGCCGCACGGTGTTCCTGAACAATTGTGCGATTTGTCACTCCAGCAAGCAACCGGATGGATTCCAGCTTGAATTCTCCCGCCGTTGGGCGAGTGCCGCGCCGCCGCAGGCGGGCCAACCCGCCCGCTTCACCCTTCCGATGGGTTTTGCGGAATGGGAGGCGTTCAAAAGAAGCCCGGCGTACGAGGAATACGTTCGGCGTATTTCCGCCTTGGCCGGGCAACCGGCGCTTGGAAAAGACGCGTTCCTCGAAGATAACTTCTTGTCGACTGATATCCGGGTACCGGTCACCCTCGTAGGCACCAATTCGGGGCGGGCCATGGCCACAAACGGCATGCGTGGTCAGGTCTGGGACAACTTCTCGTCCGAAGACTACAAAAATCTGCCGGCAGTGGGACCGGTACGCTTCTACAACCCCTACTCCGGCGTACAGCCGGACAGCCTGGGTTTTAACGATGTCTATTACCCGCCCGGCGGTGGCGTCGGCTATTATCGACCGGCCTCACTGGTGAGCCTCTGGGCAACGGCGCCGTACCTGCATAACAACGCGCTGGGGCTTTACAACCAAAAGCCGTCGGTCGAGGGCCGCCTCGCAGCCTTTGACGACGGCATCAGGAAACTTCTCTGGAATTCCAGACGGGTCCCGGATGCGAATCATGCACCGGGAGACCTGCGCTGGGGACAGCCGGAGCTCACTTCAGGCGATCCGGGCTTCATCTATCGCACGCCCCAGGTCACCTGGATCAACATTCCCGGGCCGTTTATCAGGGAGTTGATCGAAGGCCTCACCGGCCCGTTCTGGACGCCGTTTCTTACCCTTTACCTGTGGCTGCTGGTGGCGGTGTTGCTCGCCCTGCTGGCCTGGTGGGGGCGGCCCCGTCACGTGGCGCTGGTGCTGACCCTGGTCGCGCTGATTACCGCGGCCGGCATCGTCGTGAGCCGTCTTGACCGGGTATACTGGGTTGTGTGGCTTGTACCGGCAGTCGCGCTCGCCTTTGCATTCTGGCTCTGGTTCGGCACGCCGTCCCGGCTGGCAGGGCGCATCGTCCTCGGGGTTCTCATTCTGCTGAGTCTCGGGATCGGTTACGCCGCCGATCGCTTTGTCAACGGTGGATTCGGTGATTTGAAGTT
The nucleotide sequence above comes from Verrucomicrobiota bacterium. Encoded proteins:
- a CDS encoding protein kinase, whose amino-acid sequence is MCLIRHALDAEPGEELGAEAGSMLKGEGRFDHYELLRRGNGTFDELGRGAMGITYRARDTVLGHAVALKVLDARIASRPQARERFLREARAAARLRHPNVAAVFYYGVRQSDGQCFYTMELVEGESVEARVRRTGLLETATALKVVAQVARALVAAERQGVVHRDLKPSNLMLVNGPELTVKVIDFGLAKAPAADETNLTQGGFVGTPAFASPEQFAGGYVDVRSDLYSLGVTLWEMLSGQAPFRGSRAEVMGQHLHAPLPLEQLKGQPQPAVALVQKLLEKDPARRFQSPTQLLKMIPMVTAAINPQRTLTGQGSPKKLPAASSRVSRKPPTRPGPKKISVARLPVTGGNLFGREEELTFLDDAWANPQTNAVTIVAWAGVGKSTLVNHWLRRMAIKRYRSAELVFGWSFYRQGTRGDVLSADEFLDAALAWFGDPDPRVGTAWEKGERLARLIAYRRTLLVLDGLEPLQNPPGPQEGRLREPSLQALLRELASFNRGLCVITTRLPVTDFAEHEGGSAVHRDLDHLSAKAGAQLLRALGVKGSEEELCNASEEFGGHSLALTLLGSYLADAYDGDIRHREGVSRRLADDVRQGVHARRVMISYQSWFGEGAELSVLRLLGLFDRPADEKALRALLNPPAIRGLTEPLSGLSPTEWRSVLARLRRARLLAEEDPQQPGQSDAHPLVREYFGEQLRSEQTPAWQEANRRLYEYYRALAPPRPDSFRDMEPLFLAVIFACRAGLLRDALHEVYLPRIQRGNASFAAKALGVRGALVSALAHFFENGRWGALRQTGVEGQSLTAEDQLFIFIQAALYLSATRGLGAPESRICYERAEALSHVLNRPLTSFSALIGQWRYSLMTDKLTATMQIARRVHALAQELNDPVFMIGAYQSLAATLYYMGDFEFARNHARRGIELWSRGGISSPVEEVDLPAVNCLCLEALSDWHLGEMAACQTTMAEAISLAKSLKDTHALAAALFHAGCLGQFEHNPAAVEGVASDLIELSTHQSFAIWLTGGQVLRGWARVASGRIGDGLACIEQAMQDLLATGTMLNKSYALAVKAEALHLADRTPQALEAIKEAQAVTEMSEERWWCAELHRLRGVFLAATRADEVQIEAAFSEAIRTAKRQKSTSLVNRAEAAYAEYCCQRPGGSPDREGYDE
- a CDS encoding SDR family oxidoreductase; this translates as MNDGLKGRTALITGASSGMGIDYARELARRGADLILVARRADALERVAKEVRQNHGSQVRVTPADLAEAPARERLYQELEAEGRRIDLLINNAGFGLFGNFVGSDWERVNQMLQLDVVALSHLTRLFTPGMVERRWGRILLIASTAAYQPVPTYAAYGAAKGYVLSFGVALNYELRGTGVSCTVACPGVTSTEFFQVAGQRQTLYQRMTVMPSRTAAELALKALFAQRPSIVIGGVNAFMARTVRFMPRTWAATLAHLLMKN